The Tautonia plasticadhaerens nucleotide sequence GACGGCGATGCCCGGCAGGACGGCGTGGCTGATCGCGTCCCCCAGCAGGCTCAACTTGCGGAGGACGAGGTAGCAGCCGAGCACCGCGCAGGGCAGGCTCGCCAGGATGCCGAGGAGGATCGTCCAGCGGCCGATCTCGTCGCTGGCGACGAATGCCCAGGCCGTCGGCACCGCGACGGCAACGAGGCCAACGACCCAGGGGAGGATCGCCCTCGTCGCGGATTGTGCGGGAGCCGGTCGGGTCGAAACGGCGTCGATGGTGGTCATCGCGGCCCCTCCTCCGGGCCCGGGTCGGGCAATTGGCCGGCGTCCCGGAGCGCCCGCCCCAGCTCGGCGACCACGTCGGGCGGCAACACGTCGTCGACCGACTCCCGGGACAGGTCGGCCATTGCCGAGGCCTGCTCGGGGTGGTCCTGGAGGAACTGCTCCCAGAGCCGATACCCCCGGACGACCGACCGGGCGCGTCGGAGTCCGGCCTCGGTCAGGAGCAACGTCTCCCCGGGGCCGGGGGTTAACCGGATCTCGCCCCGGCCGAGCAACCGGGCGACGGCCCCGTCGAACCGGCCCGGCCCGGAGCCCCTCCCATCCGGTTCGTCGAAGCGATCGAACGGGAGGACCGTCGGCAACGAGGCTTCCGAGAATTCGTAGAGCAACCGCAGCAGCTTCCGCTCCTGCAGCTCCCTCCGGAACCGCCAGGCCGCCAGGGCGCGGCCGAGGACCCCCCTCCTGGGGGCCAGCAGCACCGAGAGCAGGAACACCGCCGAGCCGACCAGGACGATGATCGGCCCGGCGGGCATCCCGGCGTATCGGGCGCTGATCGCCGTGCCGACCAGGCCGGTGACCAGCCCGAAGGCCGAGGCCAGCGCCAGCATCGGCCCCAGGCGATCCGTCCAGAACCGGGCCGCCGCCCCGGGCAGGATCAGCAGCGCCGCCATCAGGACCACGCCCACCATCGGCAGGCCGAAGACGACGGCCAGCGCGATCAGGCCCATGAGCACGAGGTCGAGCCAGACGACCGGCCACCCCTGGACCCGGGCGAATCCGGGGTCGAAGACCGTCAATTTGAATTCCTTGTAGGCCAGGACGATGGCGGCGAGGCTGACCAGCGAGACGCCGCCGATGAGCAGGACGTCCTGCCGGATGATCCCGGCCGTCTTGCCGAGGATGTAGGAGTCGAGCCCCGCCTTGTTCCCCACGCCCGCCGTGTTCTGGACCATCCGGCTCAGGACGATCCCGAGGCCGAAGAAGACGCTCAGGACGATGCCGATGGCGGCGTCCTCCTTCACCCGGGTCCCCCGCCTCAGGCCGGAGATGACCGCCACCCCCAGGACCCCGGACGCCAGGGCCCCCGCCAGCATCGCCGGCAGGCTCCGCTCGCCGACGAGCAGGAAGGCCAGGCAGAGGCCGGGCAGGGCGGCATGCGCCAGGGCGTCCCCGGTCAGGGACCGCCCCCGGAGCACCGCGAAGCTGCCGACGAGCCCGGCGTTGGCGCCGAGCAGGCCGGTGCCCAGCAGGACGACGATCGTGTTGTAGGTGAGGCCCATCAGCGCGTCCCCCCCGGGGCCCGGTTCGGATTGACCCGCGACGCCCCCCGTGATACCAACCGGGACGCCGATCGCATCGGGGGCGAGGACCGCCGCCCTGCGCCCGGCCCGAGCCAGGGAGGGCGGGTCTGATGCTGCCGAGGATGACGTCGTACGCCGGGAACTTCGAGGACGTCCTGCTCCGCCGCGCCTTCCACGACCAGGCCGACGGCTTCTACGTCGACGTCGGCGCCTATGACCCGGTCGACGGCTCGGTCACCAAGCACTTCTACGACCTCGGCTGGCGGGGGATCAACGTCGAGCCCGACCCGGCCCCCTTCGCCCGGCTGCTCGCCGACCGGCCCGGGGACATCAACCTGAACCTCGCGCTGTCGGACCGGGAGGGGACGCTCCGCCTCTTCTCGGCCGAGGGGGCGGCGCATCCGTCGGTGGATCCGAGGATGATCACCGGCTGGTTCGGCGCCCGGCCGGAGGACGTCCGCCCGGTGGATCTGCCGGCGATCACCCTGGCCGCCCTGTGCGACCACCACGTCCCGGCCGGCCGGGCGATCGACTTCCTGAAGGTCGACGTCGAGGCCCACGAGTACGAGGTCCTCGTCGGCAACGACTGGACCCGATGGCGCCCGAGGGTGCTGGTCGTCGAGTCCTGGGAACACGAGCGCTGGGAGCCGATCCTCCGGGACGCCTCGTACCACTTCACCCTCTTCGACGGCATCAACCGCGTCTACGTCCGGGGCGAGGACGCCCACCTGATCCCCCGCTTGAGCGTCCCGGTGAATCAGACCGACAACTTCGGGCTGCACCCGTATGCCCCGTTCGAGGGGATCGGGCCGCAGGCGCTGCGGCTGGCGCGGTGGATTCACCGGAGGGCCGAGCGGAACCCCCGGCTCGCCTCGATTGCCCGGGCCTGCATCGGCCGGCTGGCGGGCTGAGTCGTCGGGAGTGGTCACTGGCTCCGCTCCAGCGCCTTCACCGCCTCCCCCGCCGCCTCCAGGATGGCCAGGCGTCCGCCGTAGGCCTTGCGGAGGTTCTCCGGGGTGAAGGTGGAGGCGGTCGGCCCCTGGGCGATGAGCCTCATGTTCAGCAGGATGACGTGGTCGAAGTACTCGGGCACGGTCCGAAGGTCGTGGTGGACGACGAAGACGGTCTTGCCGTCGGAGCGCAGGTCCCGGAGCAGCCGGAAGATGGCCGACTCGGTGGCGGCGTCGACGCCGGCCATCGGCTCGTCCATGAAGTAGACCTCGGCCCGCTGGGCGAGGGCCCGCGCGAGGAACGTCCGCTGCTGCTGCCCGCCGGAGAGCTGGCCGATCTGCCGGTCAGCCAGGTGGGCCATGCCCACCCGCTCCAGGCACTCCAGGGACCAGGCCCGCTCGGCCCTCCCCGGGCGTCGGAACCAGCCGAGCCGGCCATAGGAGCCCATCAGCACCACGTCGAGCACGGTAACGGGGAAGTCCCAGTCGACGCTCTCGCGCTGCGGGACGTAGCCGATCAGCCGTCGCTGCGATTTCGAGGGCTCGCCGAGGATCCGGACCGAACCGCTGGCCATCGGCACCAGGCCGAGGATCGCCTTGATCAGGGTGCTCTTGCCCGCGCCGTTGGGCCCCACGATCCCGGCCAGGCAGGGCCGGTCGATCGTCAGATCCACGTCCCAGAGCACCGGCTTGCGGTGGTAGGCGACGGTCACGTCGTGGACGTCGAGCACGGGGGGGACGCCGGGGTCGGGGGCCGGTCGGCCGTCGAGGTCGACGGGGGCCGCGGGGTGCTCCAGGGTCGGGCTGGTCCTCATCGCAGCGCCTCGGCGATCGTGTCCACGTTGTGCCGGACCATGCCCGGGTAGGTCCCCTCGGGGGTGCCGGCCTCCCCCATCGCGTCGGAGTACAGCTGGCCGCCGATCCGGACCCGGTGGCCCCGGGCCTCGCAGCCCTCGACCAGCGCCCGGACGTTCCGGTCGCTGACGCTCGACTCGACGAAGACGGCCGGAATGCGCCGTGCCACGAGCAGGTCGACCAGGTCGTTGATCTCCCGGACCCCGGCCTCGCTCTCGGTGCTGATCCCCTGGATGCCCCGGACTTCCACGCCATAGGCGCGGCCGAAGTAGCCGAAGGCGTCGTGGGCGGTGACCAGCAGCCTGCGACCCTCGGGGATCTCGGCGATCCGGGAGCGGACCTCCGCGTCCAGCCCGGCCAGCTCGGCACGATAGGCCTCGGCGTTCCTGGCATAATCGGCGGCCGAGGCGGGGTCGAAGTCGGTCAGGGCGTCCCGGACCACCTCGATCACCCCGGACCAGAGTGCCACGTCGAACCAGGCGTGGGGGTCGACCTGGCCGCCGACGAGGTCGATCAGCCGATCGGGCGGGATCCCCTCGGCCACGGGGACGGCCGGCTTGCTCCGGCCGAGGCGTTCGAGCACGTCCCCCATCTTCCCTTCGAGGTGCAGGCCGGAATAGAAGATTGCGTCGGCCCCGGAGAGCGCGGTGATGTCTCCGGGAGAGGGCTTGTAGAGGTGGGGATCCACCCCCGCCCCCATCAAGCTCGACACCGAGACCCGATCCCCCCCCACCCGCTCGACCACCTCGGCGACCATGCCGGTGGTGCAGACGACCCCGATGGGCCCATCCCCTCCGTAGGTCGAGGGCGATCCCCCGGATTTCGGGCCCTCCCCGCAGCCGGACGCCGTCGCGACCAGCGCGACCAGCACGACCCCGAACCGCCGGCCCCGATTGATCCCCCCCGGCCCGCACCGGCCCGATCCTCGTGCCACACTCAGAATGGCGAACGCCCCGCGCTGTTCGTGCCCCACGGCGATTGGCCCCTTTCATGCCCGGACGATCCGTACGATTGCATCTTACGGCGCGACGTTGGAAGACGCAATCCCGTTTTTTGGGCAACCAAAATTCCCTGCTCGCCCCTCCGGCGAGGCGGAGACCCCGATGCGCCGGCGAACCTTCGCGATCCTGATCCTGGGCCTGGCCCTTTCTCCCTCGGCGATCGGCTCGGGGGGCCCGGCGGGGTGGTTCCGGGCCGAGCGGGGCCGGGGCCTGTTCTCGGCGGGCAGGCCGATGCCGGGGCCAGCCGGGGCGTTGGTGTCGGATCGCGGTCGGCCCGGGGGCCTCGTGC carries:
- a CDS encoding metal ABC transporter ATP-binding protein, translated to MRTSPTLEHPAAPVDLDGRPAPDPGVPPVLDVHDVTVAYHRKPVLWDVDLTIDRPCLAGIVGPNGAGKSTLIKAILGLVPMASGSVRILGEPSKSQRRLIGYVPQRESVDWDFPVTVLDVVLMGSYGRLGWFRRPGRAERAWSLECLERVGMAHLADRQIGQLSGGQQQRTFLARALAQRAEVYFMDEPMAGVDAATESAIFRLLRDLRSDGKTVFVVHHDLRTVPEYFDHVILLNMRLIAQGPTASTFTPENLRKAYGGRLAILEAAGEAVKALERSQ
- a CDS encoding FkbM family methyltransferase, giving the protein MLPRMTSYAGNFEDVLLRRAFHDQADGFYVDVGAYDPVDGSVTKHFYDLGWRGINVEPDPAPFARLLADRPGDINLNLALSDREGTLRLFSAEGAAHPSVDPRMITGWFGARPEDVRPVDLPAITLAALCDHHVPAGRAIDFLKVDVEAHEYEVLVGNDWTRWRPRVLVVESWEHERWEPILRDASYHFTLFDGINRVYVRGEDAHLIPRLSVPVNQTDNFGLHPYAPFEGIGPQALRLARWIHRRAERNPRLASIARACIGRLAG
- a CDS encoding metal ABC transporter solute-binding protein, Zn/Mn family, coding for MLVALVATASGCGEGPKSGGSPSTYGGDGPIGVVCTTGMVAEVVERVGGDRVSVSSLMGAGVDPHLYKPSPGDITALSGADAIFYSGLHLEGKMGDVLERLGRSKPAVPVAEGIPPDRLIDLVGGQVDPHAWFDVALWSGVIEVVRDALTDFDPASAADYARNAEAYRAELAGLDAEVRSRIAEIPEGRRLLVTAHDAFGYFGRAYGVEVRGIQGISTESEAGVREINDLVDLLVARRIPAVFVESSVSDRNVRALVEGCEARGHRVRIGGQLYSDAMGEAGTPEGTYPGMVRHNVDTIAEALR
- a CDS encoding metal ABC transporter permease — encoded protein: MGLTYNTIVVLLGTGLLGANAGLVGSFAVLRGRSLTGDALAHAALPGLCLAFLLVGERSLPAMLAGALASGVLGVAVISGLRRGTRVKEDAAIGIVLSVFFGLGIVLSRMVQNTAGVGNKAGLDSYILGKTAGIIRQDVLLIGGVSLVSLAAIVLAYKEFKLTVFDPGFARVQGWPVVWLDLVLMGLIALAVVFGLPMVGVVLMAALLILPGAAARFWTDRLGPMLALASAFGLVTGLVGTAISARYAGMPAGPIIVLVGSAVFLLSVLLAPRRGVLGRALAAWRFRRELQERKLLRLLYEFSEASLPTVLPFDRFDEPDGRGSGPGRFDGAVARLLGRGEIRLTPGPGETLLLTEAGLRRARSVVRGYRLWEQFLQDHPEQASAMADLSRESVDDVLPPDVVAELGRALRDAGQLPDPGPEEGPR